Proteins encoded within one genomic window of Macrotis lagotis isolate mMagLag1 chromosome 3, bilby.v1.9.chrom.fasta, whole genome shotgun sequence:
- the ZAR1 gene encoding zygote arrest protein 1 encodes MAALADDGLDGYMYPPYGPCSFPYAPGAKAKGSAGGGWRARAGAGAALPGCGLTAAEYLDGYQRAQLMAVLSHMNPGLAPRPRKAGTRDAAVQVNPRRDASVQCSLGRRTLGRRGREPGDPAPPAAPRPARFPRSVAVYSPVVSRRLAAFVEEAEAGDPAGEAPPAGGAPGAAEPPGPGPGPGPQRGEGGEGAPEPRPDGPKDGEPVEEPEEEAEAPRPQSPGQGKARLRFQFLEQKYGYYHCKDCNIRWESAYVWCVQGTNKVYFKQFCRTCQKSYNPYRVEDIACQSCKQTRCSCPVKLRHVDPKRPHRQDLCGRCKGKRLSCDSTFSFKYII; translated from the exons ATGGCGGCCCTGGCGGACGACGGGCTGGACGGCTACATGTACCCGCCCTACGGGCCCTGCTCCTTCCCCTACGCGCCGGGGGCCAAGGCCAAGGGCTCGGCGGGCGGCGGCTGGCGGGCCCGGGCGGGCGCGGGGGCCGCGCTCCCGGGCTGCGGGCTGACGGCGGCCGAGTACCTGGACGGCTACCAGCGGGCGCAGCTCATGGCCGTGCTGTCGCACATGAACCCGGGCCTGGCCCCGCGGCCGCGCAAGGCCGGCACCCGCGACGCGGCCGTGCAGGTGAACCCGCGCCGGGACGCCTCGGTGCAGTGCTCGCTGGGCCGCCGCACCCTGGGGCGCCGGGGCCGGGAGCCCGGGGACCCCGCGCCGCccgccgccccgcgccccgcgcgcTTCCCGCGCTCCGTCGCCGTCTACTCGCCCGTGGTCTCGCGCCGCCTCGCCGCCTTCGTGGAGGAGGCCGAGGCCGGGGACCCCGCGGGGGAGGCGCCCCCGGCCGGAGGGGCGCCCGGGGCCGCGGAgccgccggggccggggccggggccggggccgcagCGCGGGGAGGGCGGGGAGGGCGCCCCGGAGCCCCGGCCCGATGGCCCGAAGGACGGAGAGCCCGTCGAGGAGCCCGAGGAGGAGGCCGAGGCCCCGCGGCCGCAGAGCCCCGGGCAGGGCAAGGCGCGGCTGCGCTTCCAG ttcTTGGAGCAAAAATATGGCTATTATCACTGCAAAGACTGCAACATTCGATGGGAAAGTGCCTATGTATGGTGCGTTCAGGGAACCAATAAG GTCTACTTCAAGCAGTTTTGCAGAACTTGTCAAAAGTCATATAACCCATACCGAGTGGAGGATATCGCCTGTCAG agttGTAAACAGACAAGATGCTCCTGCCCTGTGAAACTTCGACATGTGGATCCCAAAAGACCTCATCGTCAGGATTTGTGCGGGAGGTGCAAAGGCAAACGCCTCTCCTGTGACAGCACCTTCAGcttcaaatatattatttaa
- the SLC10A4 gene encoding sodium/bile acid cotransporter 4: MDSKDNETLLFSPFPELDNYTQMINISSFSPSPGLNFSPSILTDSSLSPNFSSSIIPDPSFSPSPSHMPIPSHIPSPSLSSSLNPTPTTWESKISSAPQGFAHLPQDWGTQDNPFWDTPLNHGLNVFVGVALCITMLGLGCTVEVNHIGAHIRRPIGVLLALICQFVFMPLLAFLLALIFSLDEVEAVAVLLCGCCPGGNLSNLMSLLVNGDMNLSIIMTISSTLLALLLMPLCLWIYSRAWINTTLVQLLPLGAVTLTLCSTLIPIGIGVFIRYKYTRVADYVLKVSLWSLLVTLVVLFIMTGTMLGPELLASIPATVYVVAIFMPLAGYVSGYGLATLFHLPSNCKRTVSLETGSQNVQLCTAILKLTFPPQLIGSMYMFPLLYALFQSAEAGIFVLVYKMFGREIVHKQDPLDEDDTDISYKKLKEEEMADTSYGSVKVDEYNSIMMEPTQTSL, encoded by the exons ATGGATAGCAAAGACAATGAGACTCTGCTGTTTTCACCTTTTCCAGAGCTGGATAACTACACTCAGATGATCAACATCAGCAGCTTCAGCCCAAGCCCTGGCCTTAACTTCAGTCCCAGCATCCTCACCGACTCCAGCCTCAGCCCCAATTTTAGCTCTAGCATTATCCCTGATCCCAGTTTCAGCCCCAGTCCCAGCCATATGCCTATTCCCAGCCATATCCCTAGCCCCAGCCTCAGCTCTAGTCTGAATCCTACCCCCACCACCTGGGAGTCAAAGATCAGCAGTGCTCCACAAGGTTTTGCCCACCTTCCACAGGATTGGGGTACCCAAGACAATCCATTCTGGGATACCCCTTTGAACCATGGACTGAATGTATTTGTGGGAGTGGCATTGTGCATTACCATGCTAGGTTTGGGCTGCACTGTGGAGGTGAATCACATAGGGGCTCATATCCGAAGGCCCATAGGGGTACTGCTGGCACTTATCTGCCAGTTTGTGTTCATGCCCCTGCTGGCCTTCCTTTTGGCCCTTATCTTCTCTTTGGATGAAGTGGAGGCTGTAGCAGTATTATTATGTGGCTGTTGTCCAGGTGGAAACCTTTCCAATCTTATGTCTCTGCTGGTGAATGGCGACATGAACCTCAG TATTATCATGACTATTTCTTCCACACTTCTGGCTTTGCTTTTGATGCCCCTGTGTCTGTGGATCTATAGTCGGGCCTGGATCAATACAACTTTGGTACAGTTATTGCCACTGGGAGCAGTGACCCTGACCCTCTGTAGCACCCTGATTCCTATTGGTATAGGTGTCTTCATCCGATACAAATATACAAGAGTTGCTGACTATGTCCTTAAG GTTTCCCTATGGTCTCTGCTAGTGACTCTGGTGGTCCTTTTCATTATGACCGGCACTATGTTAGGACCTGAACTGTTGGCTAGTATTCCTGCAACTGTTTATGTTGTGGCAATTTTTATGCCTTTGGCTGGATATGTGTCAGGATATGGCTTAGCTACCTTATTCCATCTTCCGTCCAACTGCAAGAGAACTGTCTCTCTGGAAACAGGTAGTCAGAATGTACAACTCTGCACTGCTATTCTAAAACTAACCTTTCCTCCACAGCTCATAGGAAGTATGTACATGTTTCCTTTGCTTTATGCCCTTTTTCAGTCTGCAGAAGCAGGGATTTTTGTATTAGTCTATAAGATGTTTGGAAGGGAAATTGTGCATAAGCAAGATCCTCTGGATGAAGATGATACCGATATTTCTTATAAGAaactgaaggaagaagaaatggcagATACTTCGTACGGATCAGTTAAAGTAGATGAATATAATTCAATAATGATGGAGCCCACCCAGACCTCACTGTAG